One Argentina anserina chromosome 6, drPotAnse1.1, whole genome shotgun sequence genomic window, tagccacaatcctttcattgtaagatcaccccattcgaaacacatttctctcacactctcaaagttcttagttcttctctggtgatagatagaggtacctttcgagttcgttgagggttctagttagtagtgcaacttcttagaattgtttagtcgttatatcctgggagacaagcgccaagcatccttgcaccggtagaggaggcgtaaacgtcttaaggacagtgtggtatcacacacgtctcgactagttcttccatcaccaatagttcggtattttggttgaattatttttcgtgttcttcgttattaAAGTTACATGTTTAGTTtctgttttataattatttataattcagtttattaaattatatatgcaatatatcactgattTTTACAATATATACTAAAACACAGAGAAATAGAGCACATTGGAATTACAAACCTGAAGAGGATGACACGTTATCCATAGATTTCCGATTGTGTGGgtgcatcttcttcttctcctcctcgtCACCATTGTTAACTATGTCATTCATTCTACAATGGCGGCCTTCATAattaggaaaaaggaaaaatcaaaTCTCCAAGACAGATTAAAGAGAAATCGAAGCAAAAGGACCGGGAGGAAAATAAAGGCCGAGAAAAAAACAGAGGACGACAGCGAGGAACTTTTGCGTAACTAAAGATGAGATGCGCTTTTGGAATGGCACCCTCTTCAACGATGTTTCAACTGAATAGAAGTATAGAACTGGGGGAGATAACTGCCCGTGTAAACTGAAATTTCTACTCATTTAATTTACTGTTTTATCCTTTCGGTATTTGATTCTATTTATAATTGATTATATTTAAGAGGGGCAAAAATGGTAAGAGATGCTTGGTAGTTCCATAAGGTTTATTTGCTTAATTAATACTGATTATAAACTCAAACCTTCTGCATTTGTCATAACCGCAAGTTTTCTCAATTATGATGATACTAGAAAAACTCTAGACAAAAGTAGAGGAGGAAAAATGATTGAATcattgatttggagaatgtgGTAGGCCTGAGACTTTAGACCCGAGAACCATTTTAGAACCGTCAGAACCACACTGAAATGGTCGATTCGattcaattaaaaaataaataaattactaaCCCTATAGGAACCGCACCGAAACAACCGATTCGATTCGATTCGATTCCGGTTCctatttttgaaaatgattttgaaaaccGTTAGAATCGAGTATTCACaactatataagaaaaactcctAAAAGAAACATATTTGGTTGTCGCATTACTCatcactttcttttctttacttCTTAGACTTCTACTAATCActatataaactaaaaaaaaaacctatttAGTTTGTCTTATGCCCTGACTTCCTCTATTATTTTGTTACTCCCTAATCTAAATTGTCCTGGGTTtgcactctctctctctctcaattcgttttgaaataattgagtatgttaattgttgatcatTGGGTAATTGTACTAAAGAGGTTGTTGACGTTTTGTATTTGGATTTTGAAGTTGGTATATTATATGGTTATTGTTTAAGGTTTGGAGATGAATATATATTACAGTAAACTTTTAAAACtgtaaaaacccgaaaaccgaCCCGATATTTGCGATTCGATTCGATTCTGGTTCCGGAAGCAAATGGTGCTAAATCCGGaccgttttttctttttcaattctggttccGGTTATGGGAAAAAATCAGTATTTTAGAACCGGTCACATGCCTAGAATGTGGTGTGACAAGCATTATATAGACTAGCATTGTACACATTTGATGCACGTGATTTCATAATATAGGTTTGCAACGTTTAATTTTAAGTTTAAAATGTAATATTGttatgtaattttatttaccaCATATGATAGTTTTGGGAAAAATCATAACCAGTGTTTTTACGTAATTGTATTTTTTGCCTACGTGTGAGTAAAATTATAGGGGCAAATTTAGAAGTTCGTAAtttaatggtacttaaatgctgattttatagtagtagagatgtAAAAAGACTCTTCTAAGAGTTATGGCTTTtcaccaaatattgtttttatAAAAAGTCATGACTTCTCATTTCGTTGTCATTTACATATATGTTTACTTCACACATTTTCAATTAATAATTCATCCACTAGATTATAGAATTTAATATTATCATATTAAAATTTCCAACAACAAGTTACCTGTTAAAGGAGTAGTCTTAGAAAAGAAGTAAAAGTATAATGGAATTACTTAGTCACAACCGTTACATGGATCACTTCTATAACACATTTTCTCACTTAGATTATGTACTTTATAGGTGCTATAATGTTATTATGTAAAATTTTCgtaatattttataaaattttgtaACATTTTGTAGTGTTTTATAAGGTTACGCTAGAATTATTGATTTAAACTTTTATACGCATTCTCACTCACATTAGGTTTTTAATGGGTACTATCGTAATGTTTCGTATAGCAAGTCGCATAAATCATGTTGAATTTTGTCCGCCCCATTAGTGGAATGGGCAGAGGAGCAAAGCCTGAATGGATTCATATGAGCCCAAATGTAGACATAAAAATCTGAACCTGATCCATAATCAAGCAAATGATTTAGAGGTGCGAAAGAGAAGGCGCAGAACTCATTCCTCCTCCTAGTCTCCTACAAAACATTATCTGcaaatatagagagagagagagagagagagagagagagagagagagagagagagagagagagagagagctttgAGAATATGTGATACTCTGTTTCATTCTCTTATACAATTTGcttgtaaaatttattcaaatatatatttatctcgTGTGAATCCAATGGAGGCCGGAAggcattttctttcttcatcGTCAGCATTTCCATCGACAACCCAACTCAGGcatcctcttcctcctcctcctcctactTCAGGTAAGTTTTCATGTTTTCTTAGCCCAATTCTCTGATTTTTCTTTCTGGGGAATTTGCCGGGAAAGGTTGTGGACTTTTAAATTCAGCAATAGTGGTTAAACCCGTCAGTGGTTCGTTAAGCCTGTCTGGTTTTGGATATGGGTTGTAATGGATTTGACTGTTTGTGCTTGAAAGCTACTCTTTGGGAGTAGTATGTGCTGAGTTGTGGATACAAAAGCTAGTAGTGAGTAGTGACTACTTTGCTATGTGTTCTGTTCTGTGTTCTAGTGTGTTATATTatgttttcttgtttcttGTGTTTAAGTAATAAGATGTAGAATGACATGAGATGACACTTTCTTGAGACTTTGAGTATCGAAGTTTTAGATAGTCTGACACTGTAGCCTGTAGGTTTCAATGGAAGAGATGTAGAATGGAGTAAGAGTTGGTTTCAATGTAGAAAAGATAATAAACTTGTTTACAAAAGTATTTGAGGGGATAATTTACTTTCATTTTGTCCATTTTTGGTACCCTAATTTGCAGTCTTGATGCGTCATGAGCAAGCAACTCCCGCAGTTGCTTCTCTGCCTACTACATTTATAACTCAACATTTTCCTACTTCAGTTCTTTTACAAGAGCAGCGCGACGAGTTCAAGCCTctaatgcatatatttaaGGAAGAAAAAACATCTCAGGTTAGAGCACCACACAGCTTGTGTTATCCTCTTGGAAATTTACTCATTAAGTAATTAAACTCATTTCAGATTATGCatattgagtatctttttctaAATGCCATCATAATTCCTGTATTTTAGTATCATTTTGAAGGTTTTGTTTTATCAATTTGGCTCATATTGCGTCCTCCTCAAATATTATACTAAaccgtttttttttctcatggaAAACTCATGGTCTATGTACCGTGGCCTGTCATAAAAGGCGATATTAGATCGGGTGCAGATAGAGAATACCACTGCTGAGGAAGATTTGAAAATAGATGAGATTTACAAGTTGGTCAAAGATTTTCACCAGTTGCATGTGTAAGAGAATAAGCCTCTTTTTTCTTATCACTCTGATCAATCGTATTTGGGTTACTACACTATTACTACTCAATTTGTTGTAATGTAGTTctgatatttttcttttcttttctgcatTGTAGTGCGCCCTTACAAACAAGCGAAAATTTGCCTACCACTCTGGCTCTGGAATCTAACACCAATGCTAATAAGCATATGGACGTCGAGCCATGTGATGCATTGACCCTAGCTAAAAAAGCTTTATCAGCCTCAATAGAAGCGGCCTCTATAGCTGAAACCTGCAAACCAATCGGTGCTGGTCTTAATGAGTCTATTTCTCTGGGGTCAGTTCTGTGGTACTAATTCGTTTAATCAATATATCCATGTCAATTTCTTGGAACTCAAGTCAAATGTTTCTTTTCTAGTTTGGGGTGGCAGGAGGAAACTGTAAGGGCAACTCGACTTCTAGAGAGGCGGCGCAAGCGACTCAAGAAAAGGAATTTGCTCAACTCAAAAGATCCAGTTCATGAGACTAGCAGTTCTAGAAGTTCAGATGTACGGAGAAAATATAGTGAAGGATTAAATTCTAATGATCCCCTGCGATTATTCTTGTGGGGTCCTGAAACAAGACAACTTTTAACACTTAAAGAAGAGACTGAGTTGATTGCCAAAGTTCAGGTGCATATCTAATCATGGTTGTCTGTCCTCTgcattattatttaataaagGTCTAATGTATTGATCTGCGGAGTTATGTAACAGGATGTATTCAAGTTAGAGGCAGTGAAGAGTAGCCTTCAATTTCAGTATGGCCGTGAACCAACTTTAATTGAATGGGCTAAAGCTGTAGGCATTAGTTGTCAGATGTTGCAATCACAGCTTCGTTCTGGTACAAGCAGCCGTGAAAAATTGATCTATGCTAACTTACGTATGGTAGTGCACATTGCTAAACAGTATCAAGGTCGAGGTCTTGGCCTTCAGGATTTACTGCAGGTAATTTCTGgaacatttttttctttaaatgtATGTCTTTTTAGCGGGTTTTGAGTTCTACAAGAAACTTGTACCCTTTCTCTCTTTACAATGGAGTAGATGTTGTAAAACATTGCCATAGATGGTGAAATTGAATGAGCAAGTATATCATTAAAGTTTTGCCACCTGTACATATAGACTACTGTACATGCCTATCGTGATGGATATCATATTACCAACTAGCATGGCCCACATTCTAcatctcttcttttttattgctGATGACAAAAGTTGGATAGCTGTTTTCATAGGTTGCCGATGAAAATTATCATATAATTCCTTAGGAACTAAAATGACTGTTAGCTAGATATTCAGATCAAGGCCTGCACAATCATTGCATTGATATTACTGTGAGAAGAATTTTGATGAATACTTATTTATTTTCCTCTGATACTTCTGTAGGAAGGAAGTATGGGTCTTATGAAAAGTGTTGAGAAATTCAAACCCCAAGCTGGCTGTCGATTTGCTACTTATGCATACTGGTGGGTGAAACAAACAATTAGGAAGGCTATATTTCAACATTCCAGGACTATCCGCTTGCCGGTAATAATCATCTTTATAATCTCTGTGGTCTTCGTCTAACCACTAATTCAAATATATTGTTTTCTTTGCTGTCATATTCTTTAAATCTGGTGCAACCTAAATGTTTCTGTTGAAGTGCTATTTCTGGGATTTTGGTCAAATGAAAACTATAATTGGAATTGTTATCGGTGACTACAAGTACTGATGCTCTTGAAATCTATAGCCTGAATTCACATCTTGGATATGCACTTAGTGTGGTAGAATTCTACAAATGTTGACATACAAAGTCCCCTACTCTATGCCTGACTACCAAAAAATTGATTATTTCAGTGTTGAAGGGAAAACAAAACTGACCTTTTGATAAGCATGAcagaaaattataatatagtATTCATTGGCAGGAGAATGTATACACCCTCCTGGGGAAGGTATTGGAGGCAAAGAAATCATATATGCAGGAAGGGCATCAGAACCCAAGCAGAGAAGAATTAGCAAGACGAGTTGGAATGTCGGTTGAGAAATTGGGAAAATTGCTATATTGTACAAGAATGCCTGTTTCAATGCAACAAACAGTGTGGGCAGACCAAACTACCACTTACCAGGTAGACATTGTTGTCTTGATTTCCTGGTCATATAAAATATCTCTTTGTATGTCTTATGCAAGTTAGGCCGAGATGTAATTTAAGCAAATTTCTCCAATAACGTAAGAAGAGTAAGACTCTTGTTCATTTCTTATTGCAGGAGGTAACTGCTGACACTGGGGTTGAGATCCCAGATGTGACTGTGGCAAAGCAGCTGATGAGGCAACATGTGCGCAACCTCCTACACACTCttgaaaaaagagagagacagaTAATCAGGCTAAGATATGGTATTGAAGATGGTAAGCAGAGATCACTATCAGAGATTGGTGAAATTTTTGGATTGTCTAAGGAACGGGTACGGCAACTGGAGAGCCGTGCATTCCTGAAGCTCAAGGAATCACTTGGCAGCCAAGGACTTGGGGCTTATGCTCCTTTGCTTATGTAGAAGTTCTCGTCTGGCTAATTATCTACTCCATCGATTCAGGTTTCTGGTATCTTTTAAGGAAATCTGGAGTTCAGTTGTTGAGCTCTCCAGTTTTTGAGGTGAATGTATAGAAAACCATGGCTTGGAATATGGAGAGTGCCCAATATGTTAGGTTGAAGGGTTGAATATATGCTGGCTTAGGCTAGATCTTATGCTGTCATGACAGCTTCCTTTCCTTTTCTGGAGAAGTGCTGGAACTACTGTAAGTCATTGTATATCTCTCACATCCCTGTTTGAAGACATCACTCCAAAATGAGTGGTCGATGCTTTTCTATTGTATCTATTTGCACAGAATTTACCCAGTCCAAAGTAGTAGATTCTTTAGTCTCATAttgaaatttattaaaattcaATCAATACATTTTCCATTTTCTATCAAAGCAATGAAGAAGTCCCTTCCTTGTGTTGGAAAATCAAATTTATAAGCAGCAGCCCCAGCTCCCAGGCCTAAAGAAGGCGGCTGGCATGGGAGCACAACAAGCAACTGAAAAAAATAACCTCAGTAGATGATAAGACACTAAAAGAGTAACCATTAAAGGTTTGCAGACGTTTCTGAAATCTCCAGCAAAGCTCCCTTCCTTTCATTAGCACAGGATAAATTTAGAATGCGTGACATATTGCCCTGAAGATGAAGCAGACTCGGACCCTTTCTAGCCGGGAGCTACCTGATACCGTACTATTGTCACTTCAGACATGTCATAACACCGCACCCAATTGCCACCAGCCAGAGTGCTACTCATCTATCATAGAGCCAGACTCGTCTGTATATAGACCTTGTACAAGTGAACGATATACCCTGTCATCAGGTATGATGCCTGagtttttcatgtcttcatacaatttgaaagcttcttcttttcttcccaACTTGGACAACCCCGAAATGATTACCGTGTATGTGACTACGTTACGAGTTAAACCCCTCTGGggcatttcatcaaacaatGTCAGGGCCGCATCAATGTTGCCAGCAACACATTCACCATGTATGAGGGATGAATATACATATTCATCTGCCACCAATCCCTTGTCTTCCATCTCCTCTTTCATCTTATATGCATCCTTCATTTTGCCTCTCTTGGTATGCCCATCAATTAGAGCATTGAATGTAATATTATTAGGTCTCTCTCCTTTCCTTTCCATCTCCTCAAGTACCCGCTTTGCTTCGGCAAAGTCGCCTTCCTTGCAATATATGTCTATCAGAGTAGTGAAGCACACCGAATTTGGAGCCACACCTCTTTCTGCCATAGTCAACAAGGTCATCTTTGCCTCCTCATTCCTATTCGCTTTAAACAACCCCCTAGCTATATTGCAGTACGTATACACATCACCCTTCAACCCTTTCTTTTCCATGAAATCCCGAAACCGCTGAGCTTCATCTATCATCCCCTTTCTGCAGTACCCATCAATCAGTGTGTTAAATACAACTCGGTTCACCCCAATCCCTTTACCTTGCATCTCTTTCACCAAAATGTCTGCCATCTCCATCTGCCCTGCCTTACACGCCCCATTAATCAACGCGCCGTAACTGTGCTCATTCGGAACAAGCCCTCTTTCAGTCATTTCATCAAACAGAAACAGCGCCCTTTTCAAATCCCCACCTCTACAGCTCCAGTTAATCATCGAAGTATAAACATACACATCCGGCTCGACCCCTCTCTCACgcatttcatcaaacaccttCTCTACATCCCCAATCTGCCCACAACTCCCATACCGATCAATCAAAAGCGTGTACGTCGCCACATTATACTCCACATTGTTCCTCCTCATCAACCTCAGCACCTCACTAGCCCCATCGAAATCCTTCCTTTCAATATAAGCTCTCGCCATCGTGTTATACGTATACGCATTAGCCTCAGTTCCTCTCCCGCCAATTTCACCCATCAAACTCTTGGCCCTCTCGAACTCTCCTCTCTTGCAAAGCTCATTGATCACCAAAGTCATTGAGTAAACCGTCACTAAACCCCTTCCGACCATTCGAtcaaagaaactcaaacactCATCAATTCTGTTACACTTCTTTAAACCCAGTAAAACCACGAAGCATGATCTTTCTTCGATCTTAAGCCCATTGTtgtaaacatagtcaaaaacACCAACAGCCTCTTCGAACATGTTCTTGTTTGCATAAACACATAACAGCATGTCACAGAGCTTTTCAACCGAGTAGGGTTTATAAAACCCGTTCTCGATTATAGAAACGACGCCGGGAAATGGGCGGCGGAGACGGTCGTTGTTGAGAATGGCACTGACGACGTTTTTCATTTGGGCGAATCGGTTGGCTTCGTGGAGGCGGCAGAAGAGGGTGAGGTGGGCTTGGAGATTGGGTCTGTGGGATTTGAGAGAAGGGTTTCGTCGGAGGAAGTTGAAGAGGGTTAAGCAAGTGTGGGGTGGGACGAGTGGGTCGGAGAGGACGAGGTTGGTAATGTGGGGGTTGagattggagaggagagaaggGGAGGAGGTTTTGAGGTGTTGGAGGCCTGAGTCGACTAGGGTTTTGGCGATTGTTTGAGCGAGTTCTTGGTTTGATTTCATGGCGGTGGTTTGTGAAGGGATGAGTTTCTTCAGGGAAGAAATTGTGTTTGGGGTTTTGGAATAGAAGAACGTTTTTGAGCGCGGGTATGAAATGGACCTGCGTTGAAAATAGTTTGTAAATAGAGCATTTGTCTGGTTGTAAATGGTATGTTGGGTATACTTATATCTATTGGTACATTTAGAAACACCATAAACTAAAAGACACATTTTGACGTAGAAAGACCAATATATCCCGCTTACATGAAATGTGTATTTTCCCCCTGAAGAGTCATGGAATTTATTTGATGAATTGTGTACTtgtggttttattttaaagcGACTAAATATCATATATTAATAATGTAAATGTACGAAACACATAAACAAACTCCCGCTCCCGAAGTGGAAGCCACGATACTTGAGAGTATGCAAAACGACTAATTCCTAGCAAAACTAGAACTAAAAACTAAATATCTCAATATTGAATCTTTAAAGTCGGCACAAAGTAACTAGAAACCAAGTCTTGTTAGTATGACTAACTTATTattgaaaaaacaaaagaaacatcAAGCAGAGAGAGAAACCTCCCACATAAGCACCTTCCGAAACCTCCACCTCCTCGTGGGCCTCCAGAACCTCTGGGCCCAGACCTTTGCAGCCTATGAACCGCTTAGCCCACCCTTATCGAGCTTCAGTTTCCTCTTCGGCCCAAAATGCCGCTTGCGAGTTCGCTGCGGCCCAAATTTCCCGGCCTCACCTTCAACTAACTTGGGCTTATTCTTGCAACCCGGAGGCCGGCCCAAACGCTTCCTCTTTGGTGGGATTACAGTCAACATCCCATCATGATGGGGAAGGTTTAACTCCAACGGCACCTCTGCTGCCTTAATTGGAGCCACAGCACAGCTCCGCTTGCTCATCATCACCAAGTCCATCTCAGCCCTCCTTTTATCCCCGCTAAGCCTCGACGACGCTAGAAGAGAAAAGATTTCCTCCTACACCGGTGGAGGAACCACCACTGCCTCAGAAATCACCGGCGGAACCACCACCTCAACCCGACCAAACTTTGCTGCCAGTTCACCATCGACACTCTGGGAATGGAGAAAGCCAATGCCGGTGGAGCTGCGGTGCCAGAGGAGCTAGCGAAAGAGCCAAACCCTAGATTTTGACTGTAATAACCCAGTCCACATAGTTGAGGATATTGTCTGCTTTGGGCCACTGTCTCGCACGGTTTCGTTCCTAATGTAGCACCCCAAAATGCGTCTTCACTATCGGAAGTTGACCCTGCTCATATAAACACAACTTCCCTTATTCATCGAGTAATGTGTGATTCGTGACCTACCTGCTTGCTAGGTTCCTAGCTAAGCGTCACAATCCACCCCCTTTAGGGGTCGACGTCCTCGTCGCACACTTCCGGTCACgaacaagctctgataccatatgTAACAACTTATTCCACATAATTGAGGCTATTGTTCTCTTTGGGTCCACTGGCTCGCACAATATTGTTCTTGAGGTAGCACCCCAAAATGTGTCTCACTATAAGAGCTGACTCTGCTCATATAAGCACAGCTTCTACTCTCCCGTGGGATTTATGACCTACCTGCCTACTAGCTTCCTAGTCAGGCGTCACACTGACCTGAAAATGGTTAGAGTTAGGGTTAAAGTTAGGGTTTTTGAACAGTAGCATACACACCACCGATGAGATGCTCCCTTTACTTGCCACACTGCACGCCGCTCCTACCTGCTTGCCTCCAACATTGGCTCCCACCAGATTGACGCCGAAGACACGTGATTCTGACATATCTGGCATGACAACCGGTGGCTTAATGCTCAAACATACCACAAACCTTACAAAACCCCGTCGTCCGGTTGTACTTAAACGTGAGCATGGCCGGAGTGCGTGATGTACCAAACTCGTACAACATTGGAGGGTATGCATGCTAGATTGGATCTGGCAAGAAATACGAACCCTAACTTGGTGCCATCGATTCACCTCCTTCTCATGCACCTCCTCCACAATTCCCAGCGATTCTCTAATCAATTCCAAAGCCTCAGGAGTCATCAAGGCCGGCAGCAGGCCAAACATCTCCACCGTGACTGGACAGCTCAAGATAGACACTACCGCCGGATCACATTGCCCATCAAAAGCTACAATAACAAACAAAACCCTATTGTAGTACCAAGTTCCATTAGCCACCACGTAATCTCGCGCAACCTCCTACATGAACTTCATCAtgtaacgatcaccttgagcACGCATCTAGAGATGGTGTTTGTATTCCCAGATGGATGTCAAAGCTCTAATAACCGCTTTCAAAGCTGGCTTCTTCTTCACATCGAGCAAGCGACCCACAACAAAAGGTTACCGTGAAATCACCACTTCGACGACAAAAATGGTTACTAAGCAGAAGAAAAAGCTAGAGAGAAAACCCTAGCGGCCCCTTTGCTTCTTGAAATATTGAtcatttgttgttgtttttggtcAAAATTAGAATCGACCAAAGTGAGTTAGGATGTGGTATTCATGTGATTAAAAAATCGTTGCTATTCAATCAATTAAAACAGTTTcgtgtttatttatttatttggatACTAgcacacctttttttttacaatttgcACACCCCTCACAATTTTTAATACTTCTTTAGAAAGTCACAATATGTCTATTCCAATCCTACCCTCCTTTCCTCCGTCCCCATATTTCACAGATAATTATAAGCATGGTTCACGATGAAGAGGCAGAAGAGCCACTACCCAAACATGAAAAGCATGATAATTTGATATTATTTCACCTAGGTAGAAAACCAGAAGTTTCCGCAGTAGTTATCGCCAGAAATTGCATAAAATACCCAAAGGTACTCATCGTTGATTCGTCGTCTACGTCTTGTGCCGCAATCTAAGGACTGAGTTGATAAGGGGGATTAGGGGAAGTAAGGAACAAGACGTGGCAGTTTTCATGAGCTATGGCGGAGGGAGGGTGGTGCGGAGTGACAACGTGAGAGAAGAAATTCCTAATGGAGAGAATTTGAGTATGAATTTGGCTCGGTTAAACCTAAGTTAGCGTCACACCAGTTTCCCATATTTGAAAAGAGTAGTACCTTTGTTTGtaattattgaattcgagTGC contains:
- the LOC126797950 gene encoding RNA polymerase sigma factor sigF, chloroplastic isoform X2; this translates as MEAGRHFLSSSSAFPSTTQLRHPLPPPPPTSVLLQEQRDEFKPLMHIFKEEKTSQAILDRVQIENTTAEEDLKIDEIYKLVKDFHQLHVAPLQTSENLPTTLALESNTNANKHMDVEPCDALTLAKKALSASIEAASIAETCKPIGAGLNESISLGLGWQEETVRATRLLERRRKRLKKRNLLNSKDPVHETSSSRSSDVRRKYSEGLNSNDPLRLFLWGPETRQLLTLKEETELIAKVQDVFKLEAVKSSLQFQYGREPTLIEWAKAVGISCQMLQSQLRSGTSSREKLIYANLRMVVHIAKQYQGRGLGLQDLLQEGSMGLMKSVEKFKPQAGCRFATYAYWWVKQTIRKAIFQHSRTIRLPENVYTLLGKVLEAKKSYMQEGHQNPSREELARRVGMSVEKLGKLLYCTRMPVSMQQTVWADQTTTYQEVTADTGVEIPDVTVAKQLMRQHVRNLLHTLEKRERQIIRLRYGIEDGKQRSLSEIGEIFGLSKERVRQLESRAFLKLKESLGSQGLGAYAPLLM
- the LOC126796810 gene encoding pentatricopeptide repeat-containing protein At2g32630, whose translation is MCLLVYGVSKCTNRYKYTQHTIYNQTNALFTNYFQRRSISYPRSKTFFYSKTPNTISSLKKLIPSQTTAMKSNQELAQTIAKTLVDSGLQHLKTSSPSLLSNLNPHITNLVLSDPLVPPHTCLTLFNFLRRNPSLKSHRPNLQAHLTLFCRLHEANRFAQMKNVVSAILNNDRLRRPFPGVVSIIENGFYKPYSVEKLCDMLLCVYANKNMFEEAVGVFDYVYNNGLKIEERSCFVVLLGLKKCNRIDECLSFFDRMVGRGLVTVYSMTLVINELCKRGEFERAKSLMGEIGGRGTEANAYTYNTMARAYIERKDFDGASEVLRLMRRNNVEYNVATYTLLIDRYGSCGQIGDVEKVFDEMRERGVEPDVYVYTSMINWSCRGGDLKRALFLFDEMTERGLVPNEHSYGALINGACKAGQMEMADILVKEMQGKGIGVNRVVFNTLIDGYCRKGMIDEAQRFRDFMEKKGLKGDVYTYCNIARGLFKANRNEEAKMTLLTMAERGVAPNSVCFTTLIDIYCKEGDFAEAKRVLEEMERKGERPNNITFNALIDGHTKRGKMKDAYKMKEEMEDKGLVADEYVYSSLIHGECVAGNIDAALTLFDEMPQRGLTRNVVTYTVIISGLSKLGRKEEAFKLYEDMKNSGIIPDDRVYRSLVQGLYTDESGSMIDE
- the LOC126797950 gene encoding RNA polymerase sigma factor sigF, chloroplastic isoform X1; the protein is MEAGRHFLSSSSAFPSTTQLRHPLPPPPPTSVLMRHEQATPAVASLPTTFITQHFPTSVLLQEQRDEFKPLMHIFKEEKTSQAILDRVQIENTTAEEDLKIDEIYKLVKDFHQLHVAPLQTSENLPTTLALESNTNANKHMDVEPCDALTLAKKALSASIEAASIAETCKPIGAGLNESISLGLGWQEETVRATRLLERRRKRLKKRNLLNSKDPVHETSSSRSSDVRRKYSEGLNSNDPLRLFLWGPETRQLLTLKEETELIAKVQDVFKLEAVKSSLQFQYGREPTLIEWAKAVGISCQMLQSQLRSGTSSREKLIYANLRMVVHIAKQYQGRGLGLQDLLQEGSMGLMKSVEKFKPQAGCRFATYAYWWVKQTIRKAIFQHSRTIRLPENVYTLLGKVLEAKKSYMQEGHQNPSREELARRVGMSVEKLGKLLYCTRMPVSMQQTVWADQTTTYQEVTADTGVEIPDVTVAKQLMRQHVRNLLHTLEKRERQIIRLRYGIEDGKQRSLSEIGEIFGLSKERVRQLESRAFLKLKESLGSQGLGAYAPLLM